One Brevibacillus choshinensis genomic window carries:
- a CDS encoding DUF58 domain-containing protein: MSGHLLDPEWLARLERLQLASKRAAAGSQAGLRRAKQLGSSMEFADYQSYVPGDDLRQLDWNAYARSGKLFLKKYLDETQLHVNLYIDCSLSMSHGQSGKMERAVQLAAAFGYLSLCHLDHVSVFAFDKQLVSSVRGLQGKSQAPRLLTFLAGLTPGGAGDLNQALRSLGAVSGKAGISIVLSDFLFETGYEKGIAFLQAARQDVIMVQVLSGDELEPAYQGELRLIDSETQQAKEVSLTSVLLEEYRKSVREYQQELSAFAYGRGISFLEVAAEQSVESIVFQVFRKAGIIR, from the coding sequence ATGAGCGGCCACTTGCTGGATCCGGAGTGGCTCGCGAGGCTGGAGCGGCTTCAGCTGGCGAGCAAGCGGGCAGCAGCTGGGAGCCAGGCGGGGCTTCGCCGGGCCAAGCAGCTGGGCAGCTCCATGGAGTTTGCCGATTATCAGTCATACGTGCCGGGAGACGATCTGCGCCAGTTGGATTGGAACGCGTACGCACGCTCGGGCAAGCTCTTTCTGAAAAAGTATCTGGACGAGACGCAGCTGCATGTGAATCTGTACATTGACTGCAGCCTGTCGATGAGCCACGGGCAGTCAGGGAAAATGGAGCGCGCTGTCCAATTGGCGGCAGCGTTCGGCTACCTTTCTCTCTGTCATTTGGATCACGTTTCGGTGTTCGCCTTTGACAAACAGCTGGTATCGTCGGTGCGAGGACTGCAAGGGAAAAGCCAGGCTCCTCGTCTCTTGACGTTTTTGGCTGGCCTAACTCCCGGCGGGGCAGGCGATCTGAATCAGGCTCTGCGATCTTTGGGTGCCGTCAGCGGCAAGGCGGGCATTTCCATCGTGCTGTCCGACTTTTTGTTTGAGACCGGTTACGAGAAAGGCATCGCCTTCCTGCAAGCAGCCAGACAAGACGTCATCATGGTGCAGGTGCTGTCGGGAGATGAGCTTGAGCCTGCCTATCAGGGGGAGCTTCGCCTGATTGACTCGGAGACGCAGCAAGCCAAAGAGGTTTCTTTGACCAGCGTTCTGCTGGAAGAGTACCGCAAGAGTGTGCGGGAATATCAGCAGGAGCTGTCAGCCTTTGCCTACGGACGGGGAATATCCTTTCTGGAAGTTGCGGCGGAGCAATCGGTGGAATCGATCGTCTTTCAAGTCTTCCGCAAGGCCGGAATCATTCGTTAG
- a CDS encoding AAA family ATPase: protein MAQQTLEECLQRVELVRQEIGKVLVGQKDVVEQLLWAVFAGGHALLEGVPGLGKTLLVRTLSQAFELSFQRIQFTPDLMPTDITGTNILRADESGQQAFSFQAGPIFAHVVLADEINRATPKTQSALLEAMQERTVSAGGVTRSLPDPFFVLATQNPLEQEGTYPLPEAQMDRFLLKIDVPYPTEEELKEIVRQTTTGHAVQVEKVASADQIAEIQQAAREVLVADPVLDYAVKLLLATHPGERSVASVNQYVRNGAGPRGVQAMVSLAKVRALLSGRYNLAYEDVAAVALPALRHRIFLNFEGEANGIRPDQIVRDILDGMEKHRV, encoded by the coding sequence ATGGCGCAGCAAACGTTGGAGGAATGTCTGCAACGGGTAGAACTCGTCAGACAGGAAATCGGAAAAGTACTAGTGGGACAAAAAGACGTCGTCGAGCAGCTGCTCTGGGCGGTCTTTGCTGGAGGACATGCGCTTTTGGAAGGCGTGCCCGGTTTGGGGAAAACGCTTTTGGTTCGTACGCTGTCTCAAGCCTTTGAGCTTTCTTTTCAACGCATCCAATTTACACCGGACTTGATGCCGACGGATATTACCGGGACGAATATCCTGCGCGCGGACGAGAGTGGACAGCAGGCGTTCAGCTTTCAAGCGGGGCCGATTTTTGCCCACGTGGTCTTGGCTGACGAGATCAACCGGGCGACGCCAAAGACACAGAGTGCCTTGCTGGAGGCGATGCAGGAGCGGACCGTTTCAGCCGGGGGCGTGACCCGTTCCCTGCCAGACCCGTTTTTCGTTCTGGCGACACAAAATCCTCTGGAGCAGGAAGGAACCTATCCATTGCCAGAGGCGCAAATGGATCGCTTTTTGCTGAAAATCGATGTTCCGTACCCGACTGAGGAAGAGCTGAAGGAGATAGTGCGTCAGACGACGACCGGACATGCTGTCCAGGTCGAGAAGGTGGCATCAGCCGATCAGATTGCAGAAATCCAGCAGGCGGCTCGGGAAGTTTTGGTGGCTGACCCTGTACTGGATTACGCGGTAAAGCTGCTGCTCGCGACCCATCCAGGAGAGCGATCGGTAGCGTCCGTCAATCAGTATGTGCGCAACGGGGCAGGTCCTCGGGGGGTTCAAGCCATGGTGTCTTTGGCAAAAGTACGGGCGCTGCTTTCGGGCCGCTACAATCTGGCGTATGAGGATGTAGCGGCAGTGGCTCTGCCAGCGCTCCGCCATCGGATCTTCCTCAATTTCGAGGGCGAGGCCAATGGGATCCGTCCCGATCAGATCGTACGCGACATTTTGGACGGAATGGAGAAGCACCGGGTATGA
- a CDS encoding vWA domain-containing protein, with protein sequence MQWMALGNMWFALIIPAIVVLYLLKRKVEDRIVPSTLLWQRTLQNWEAVRPWEKLRRNLLLFLQLLAAVLLILALLRPAIPTDGPATDHTVLVIENAGSMQTREGEQTRLQQAVAAASGWVEKLGRGQTVTLMEAGREPKVWVSKSADQEQLLAALGQLTPSFGSADIGAALSLAGAIAANEPGSGVIWMGDGEEDRSASLGAAAYPASFRFMQMGRTRENSAIGAFVTQTGKKDVEGLVRIDNHGSSQSTGTVTIYDQNDRLLDSDTFTVEAGATCTITWGQLPASPVYRAVIEPQQDGLASDNEAWSVPFTTGVGRAALVSPAGNRFLHQALQTVGSMEVETMQQPPEKKGEARDAWVFDGVVPDRLPKGNVLLIAPDRAADWLPFEGTRELDQEPKAVAADDPLLRHVDWRDVHVAKSALLGEVPGMKSLVQAGATDLVRAGTIDGRRVVIVGFDLHDSDLPLRPAFPIFMQNVVAWLAPAQAAPIGPAHPGEMLSIPLTPGATQRVLTAPDGQKQPIQSSGTSWMLEVPDRIGLYRVDERLDSGQKSRFFAVQMKEGQSDIAPKTIRMGTKADAEESDGESSAANAAGSRELMTWLAAIALLAMLVEWRVYQRGY encoded by the coding sequence ATGCAGTGGATGGCACTAGGCAACATGTGGTTCGCACTCATCATCCCGGCGATCGTCGTCCTCTATCTGCTCAAGCGAAAGGTCGAGGATCGGATCGTGCCGAGCACACTGTTATGGCAGCGCACTCTGCAAAACTGGGAAGCGGTGCGACCGTGGGAGAAGCTGAGGCGCAATCTGCTGCTGTTTTTGCAGCTGCTGGCAGCGGTACTGCTCATTCTGGCGCTGCTTCGGCCAGCCATACCCACCGATGGCCCCGCGACCGATCATACCGTGCTGGTCATCGAAAATGCAGGCAGCATGCAGACCCGGGAAGGAGAGCAGACGAGGCTGCAGCAAGCGGTAGCGGCTGCTTCGGGATGGGTCGAAAAGCTGGGGAGGGGGCAAACCGTGACCTTGATGGAAGCGGGAAGGGAGCCGAAGGTATGGGTATCCAAAAGCGCAGACCAGGAGCAGCTGCTCGCGGCGCTCGGGCAGCTCACCCCTTCGTTTGGCAGTGCGGATATCGGGGCAGCCCTTTCCTTGGCAGGTGCCATCGCTGCGAATGAACCGGGAAGCGGCGTGATCTGGATGGGGGATGGGGAGGAGGATCGTTCCGCCTCGCTCGGTGCAGCTGCTTATCCCGCCAGCTTTCGCTTCATGCAAATGGGACGGACCCGGGAAAACTCGGCGATTGGCGCATTCGTCACTCAGACAGGGAAAAAGGATGTGGAAGGGCTCGTCCGTATCGACAATCACGGCAGCAGCCAGTCCACGGGAACCGTAACGATCTACGACCAGAACGACAGGCTGCTCGATTCGGATACCTTTACCGTCGAAGCGGGTGCAACATGCACGATTACGTGGGGGCAATTGCCAGCCTCCCCCGTCTATCGGGCAGTGATCGAGCCGCAGCAGGACGGACTGGCCAGTGACAATGAGGCGTGGAGCGTGCCTTTCACGACAGGAGTGGGCAGAGCAGCTCTCGTCTCGCCTGCCGGGAATCGTTTTTTGCACCAAGCGCTGCAGACGGTGGGCAGCATGGAAGTGGAGACGATGCAGCAGCCGCCTGAGAAAAAAGGAGAAGCGCGCGACGCGTGGGTGTTTGATGGCGTCGTTCCGGATCGGTTGCCAAAAGGAAATGTCCTTTTGATCGCTCCTGACCGCGCTGCAGACTGGCTTCCGTTCGAAGGGACGAGAGAGCTGGATCAAGAGCCAAAAGCCGTTGCGGCAGACGACCCTTTGCTCCGCCATGTAGACTGGCGAGATGTCCATGTAGCCAAGTCCGCTTTGCTGGGAGAGGTGCCGGGCATGAAGTCATTGGTCCAAGCGGGAGCCACGGACTTGGTGCGAGCGGGTACGATCGATGGCAGACGAGTCGTCATTGTCGGGTTTGATCTGCATGATTCCGACTTGCCGCTGCGCCCGGCCTTTCCGATCTTTATGCAAAATGTCGTCGCTTGGCTCGCGCCCGCACAAGCAGCACCGATAGGTCCGGCGCATCCTGGCGAAATGCTGTCCATTCCTTTGACTCCTGGAGCCACCCAGCGTGTGCTGACTGCCCCAGACGGACAAAAGCAGCCCATCCAGTCTAGTGGAACCAGCTGGATGCTGGAGGTGCCGGATCGCATCGGGCTATACCGCGTGGATGAGAGGCTGGATTCGGGACAGAAGAGCAGGTTTTTTGCTGTGCAAATGAAGGAAGGCCAGTCCGATATTGCGCCGAAAACGATTCGGATGGGGACAAAAGCGGATGCAGAGGAAAGCGATGGAGAGAGCTCGGCGGCAAATGCTGCGGGGAGCCGTGAGCTGATGACATGGCTGGCGGCAATCGCTTTGCTCGCCATGCTAGTGGAATGGAGGGTGTATCAGCGTGGGTATTGA